AAGCTAGAATGGAGGCAAATGACGAAGTCGGATCCCAGTCTTCGAGCTTCGGGTTTTGCCCTCACTCAATCGTCATTCGAACTTCGCACTTCGAGCTTTGCCCTGCCTTTGCCTTCCGGCTTCACCTGAGGTATTATCCGACTCCACATGGCCACGGACTTCCTGGGTCGATTCGATAGCCAGGTCGCGCGGGTATTCAAGTACGCGGCGCGCGCGGCGTGGAATAACCCGAAGCAGGCGCTTTTCTTCGCCCGCACCCAGGCCGCCCAGGCGCGCTCGGCCCGGCGGCGCGACAAGCAGCGCGAGCGCGGCATTCAGGTGCCGCCGCTCGTCATCGCCAGCATCACCAGCCGCTGCAACCTCCACTGCCGCGGGTGCTATGCTCGAGCCCGGCACGGCTCGCGCCGGCCCGAGCTCACCGACCAGCAGTGGGCCGACCTTTTCTCGCAGGCGCAGAAGCTGGGTGTCTCGGTCATAATGCTCGCGGGCGGCGAACCGCTCCTGAAGCCGCAAATCCTCGATGTCACGCGCCAGTTCCCGGACATCACATTCCCGCTCTTCACCAACGGGCTGCTGCAGGACGATGCGATTGTCGCCCGGTTCCGAGGCCAGCCGCAGGTCATCCCGGTGTTGAGCATTGAGGGCTGGGAACCGGAAACCGACACGCGGCGGGGCAGCGGCGTGTTTGAGTCCGTGGCTGCTGCCGCCGGGAAGCTGCGGGCCGCCGGGCTCTTCTTCGGGGTGTCGCTCACGGTCACGCGCCGGAATTTCGAGGCTGTGACGGCCGAAGGACTGGTCCAAGCGCTCATCGGGAACGGGTGCAGCCTGTTCATCTTCGTCGAGTACACGCCGGCCGAGCCAGGCACTGAAGACCTGACGCTCCTGCCCGCACAGCGGCAGCAACTGGTCGAGTTCTCCGAAGGGATGCAGGTGCGGTCGCGTCCGGTATTCATCGTGTTCCCGGGAGACGAAGAGCAGTTCGGCGGCTGCCTGGCCGCGGGGCGTGGCTTCGTCCACGTCGGGCCGGACGGCAGTCTTGAGCCTTGCCCGTTCGCGCCCTATTCGGACACGAACGTGACCGACATGCCGCTCGAACAGGCGCTCGCGTCCGGCCTGCTCAAAGCGATTCGCGACAACCACGACGAACTGAAGGAAACCCGCGGCGGCTGCGCCCTGTGGCGCAGGCGGGAGTGGGTACAGAGCCTTGCACAGACCAGAAAGTAGAGTTGCAGAGGCCGGAACATTGCCGCAAAGGCACAAAGACACGAAGTCAAGAGGAGCGGCGAAGGCGGAAGCTGGAAGGCAGAGAAGAGGAAAAGGGGAGTGGATTGGGACATGAGGGAGCGGGTGAGCGTGACGGGCTTCGGCCTGTGTCCCGAGAGTGAAGAAGTACCGGGACCGGGCTAGAGGTTTCTGCAGACCTGCCGGAGGGTCAGGACAACAAGCGACCAGTCGCTGGGAGTGAGTCGCCCCAGCTTCCGATCAACGATTTTCCGCGGCAGCGTGGCGACCGTGTGAAGACGGACGACCGACGGGACGAGTAATCCGGCCACGTGCCATTCTTCCAGCGTGACGTCCTGCGGGGTGTTCGAGAGCTGTCCGGTGACTCGCGCGACCACGATGTCGTCGCCGCCGGTGTCCAGTATCACCATCGCCGGCCGCCGTTTGGGATTGGGTGTGTCGAAGAAGGGAACCCGCAGGAGGACGATGTCGCCCGCCGCGTATTGTGCCATGGCTTAGTGTTGGTCGTACACCGCATCCGCCGCGGCGTAGCCGGCAAGGAACTGTTCGGAGGTCAGTTCGTCCCACGCGGCCAGTTCGTCCGCGTCAGGGGTTTCGGGCATCAGGACCAGCAGTCTTGCCGTCTTGTCCGCGGCCAGCAGCCGGCGCAGCCGCTCGGGCAGTTCGACCTGGCCCTCGGGTGTAACCTTGGCTGAGAATGCGTAGGCCTTCATGTATCCTCGTAATAGTATGCTGCTGATGGAGGCAGGAGTCAACCTCAGCACGGTCAGACTCTGTAGTCCCGGTCGCCGGACTCGGGCTCGGAGGGGAGGCGGGCGGCAGTGACTTGAGATTCCAGGCGCCGGATTGCGGATTGGCGCGGCGGAACCGGGAGTCCACGCACAGAAACGGCCGGCAGGGAAGCTGCCGGCCGCGTGTAGTCATGGGACTGCTACTTGATCGGTTTCCCCTGGGTGCCCGCTTGTTCCGGCTTAGAGGTCGGTGTGGCGGGCTTAGAATGCTGTAACGTTGGTTCGGGGCGTGTCCGTTCGCTGGTGCGCAGGAAGTACACCTCGCGGAGTTGCGGGCGGTTGAGGGCGTCGGCTGCGGACTTGAGTTGCTTGAACTCGGAGAGCGAGTAGTCCGGTTTCATCAGATGCACCGTGTAGTAGAAGCTCACGCCGTCCGCTGTTTTCGCCCAGCCGCCTTGCGCCGAGATACCGGCCCCAACCGTGGCGACGGTGTCCGGCAGGATATCCACTTTCACGCCGGGCGGCAGCTTGATGGTGCACGTGTACTCGTAGCCGCGCGCCGGCTTGGTCTCTACCGGGTTCGTGCGCCGTGAGTTCGACGCGATCCCGAACAGCTCTTCGGTGACCACGGCCGGGGTGGGCGCTCGCATCGAGAGTTCGCCTTTCTGGGTCACGGCGTAGCGCGGTGCCGTGAAGTGGAAGCCCGCGGTCGCCGGTTCAGTCAGGTCCTCCAGGTTCGAGAACCAGAAGGAGTCGATTCTTGCGCCGGTCTTGATGGACGAGGCGATCCCGGCCATGTCCCGCTTGCGGTCGGTCGGAGTCAGGTCGCGCCACTCGTCGCGCAGGGAGTTGTCGTAGCAGCCGCCGGTCACTGTCGTCACGGTTCCGCTGAGGTCGCCGTTCAGCTCAAGCGACATCTCGGCGGTCGTGACCGCCAGGTCGCTCGGGTTCGGGCCTGCGCCCGGGCATTTGCCAAGCTGCGTGCTGGTTGAGTCGAGGAGCAGCGCGTCATCTCCGGCGTCGTCGTCCGGGACGCTGCCGTAGATACGGTACTCGGCGAAGGGGTCGAGCAGCATCGGCTTGCCATCAACGGTGGCCAACGTGGCGAGCCCGTCAAAGGCGTCTGGCGAGGGCACGCCGACGGGCACATCAGTTTTCGTGTTCATGGCGATGGGCGTCGCCGGGATGCCCTGCGCGTCGAGCAGGCTGATGAGGAGCCGGTTCTTGTCCCGGCAGTCGCCGTATTTCCAGGTGAGAACATCGGCCGCTTTGTGGGTCTCGTAACCGGCGTCGCCGTAGCCGAGATCGACGCCGCGCACCTTCTGGGTGACGTAGAGGAAGATGGCCTTGGCCGCTTCGGCCTTTGTCTTGCCCGCGCTCAAGCTGTCCGAGAACTGTTTCACCGCCGGCGAGGCGACGCGGCCTTTGTCGAAGTCTTTGCGCAGTTTGGTCGCTACCTGCTTCCAGTCCTTGTACGACGAGTAGCTCAGCATGGGGACGAGCCGCCGGATGTCGGGCATCGCCCGCTCGTGGAATATCTGCGGGGTGTTGGTCACGGTCCAGGTGAAGCTGTAGCCGGCGGGCAGGGCTTCGACGACCGGCTTGACGCCGTTCTTGGACCATGCCTGCGAGAACTGGACCCCTTTGGGCACGACCAGCGTGAATGCGCGCTTCAGGATCGGGTTGGACGCGCCGAACATGACGGTTCCGGAAAAGCCGTCTTCTTTCGTGCTCTTCTTCGGCTTGACCCGCACGTGGTACTCGATGACCGCGCCCGGCTCCAGGGCCGGGAATGATATCACCTTGAGCATCGCGTTGGTGTAGGCCATCGCGTCGGCCACCTCGGGCGCCGACACGTCGGATATCGCTCTTGCCTCGGGCTTGACGATGGAGCCGTCGGGCCGGTGGGTGCAGGCCTCCAGCACTTCCACTGTCTGGCCGTCCTTGTTGAACTTCTGGGTGATTTCGCCAAACTCGTCTCTACCCCGGTCCTCGAATATCTTGACGACGAGATAACGGTCCAGCGTGGTCGAGTTGTTCTTGTCCACTGTTACGGTCGTGCGGGAAAGCAGGATGAGCGCGCCGGCCTCGGGATAGGCATCATGGCCCGGCGCCGCCTTGATGATACTGTCAATCTCGCTGCCGAAGGACAAAGTGATAAGGACTAAGGACAAAACGGCAAGCCATTTTGCACCTTGCATCTTGCATTCGGCACTCTGGATTCTGGTCTCTGAATTCTGGATTATCCGGGCTTGCATTGCCTACTCCTCTACCGGCTTCAGCATCACGTGCTGCCGCTCAATCTCCTCGGTCGCGGCCAGGAGACTGCGCAGGCTCTGGTATTCGGCCACCCGCACCAGCGGGTCTTTGAGCCGGAACCAGGCTTCGTTGGTAAGCTGGTTGCCTTTGACCTTGGTCTCGGACTTCGCCTCGAACTTGTCGGACGCCTGCTCCAACGAGTCGGGCACGAGCACGGTCTTGAAGCTCTTGGGCAGGGTCAGCTGGTGAACCATGTGCCAGGTATAGGTGGAGTGGAAATCGATGTCGTACTTCCGTGCCGGCATCGACGAGGCCCAGGCGAAGGCGTTCGAGGTGAACATGCCGTTGCCCGCCTTGGGCAGGGTGAAGCGGATCGTAGATTTGCGATTGCCGGTTTTCGATTTGAGAACGGTGGCGAAGTCAGGCACCGAGAAGTGGAGCTTCACGACGAGCGGCTGGTTCAGGTCGCGCGGGTCGGTCATCGCCAGCGTGTCGAGATGTGCGTCGGGCCCGAGCACGTGGAGATAGTTTTCGTAGCGCTGCTTTTGCTGCTGCGGCGGCAGATACTGGGCGAGCGAGCGCAGGCCGAATTCCTGCTCACCGATCGGGACAAGAACGGCGACGCCGGAGAGCGAACCGTCAGGCGCGAGCGTGTCGTCGATGCGCACGTCGAGCCGGTTCGAGTCCGCCGGGATGAACGGCGTGTAGCGCAGGCCGTCACCCGCTTTGGTCGCGACCAGCACCCCGCGGTTCATCTCCGAGGCTGCGTAATACTGGCGCGAATTCTCGGCCGTCGGGTCGAGGTAGTAGATGCTCCCGTCAGCCCGCTTCACCGCCACGGTCGAGTGGTTGAACTGGTCCACCGGCAGTTCGGAGTCGGTCTGGGTCTCGCCGTTGGTCAGGGTGATGTAGGCGTCGACGCCGGCGTGGCGCAGCATGCCGGTGAGCAGCGCGGCCTTGTCGCGGCACACGCCGTAGCGCTTCTGATACGTCAGGCTTATCTTCTCCGGCTGATACCCGGCCTTCTTACCCGAGTAGGATGTTTCCACGTAACGGATGCGCTGGTTCACGAAGTTGTAGAGCGCGCGGACTTTCGCATCCTCGGTCTTCGCGCCGGCAGTGAGCGAGTCTATGGCGCGGCCTAAGGCCGAATCCACATCGTACTGGGTGGAGGAGAGGTTGTAGAACCAGCGGGACCAGGTCTGCCAGTCCGGCTGGGTGCAGATGAACAGCCGCGTCATCGACTCGCCGTACGGCATCATCGGCTCGTAGACCAATTTGGGAACGTCGTGCGCCGACCACGTCAGGCGCTGGCGCTTGCCATTCACCGTGAAGTTCGTGTCCACGCTGCCGGCCTTGACCAGCCAACGCAGCTTCAAAGTGGTCGGAGCGTCGAGGGTATACGCCACGGACAGCAACGGGTCGCCCCCGCTGAAATACTCCTCGTTGTCGTACTGGCCGTCCATTACCGGGTTGAACGTGACGTCCTCGGTTATCCACTCGACCGACGAGCCGAGCGCGAGTCCGGGGAACTGGATGGACTTCACCCGCACGTTGGGCAGCACGAATTTCGACCCTTCCTCCAGCGGCATCGGCACGTCCACGATGTCGGACTTCGCGACATTCGTGACCTTGCCGTCGGGCGCTATCACCCGGGCCAGCTTTACGTCGGCCGTCGAATAGGTCAGGCAGTACCCATCCTCGGGCGTGGCGTATTCCTGCTTGCCCTGCTCGGTCAATATCTTCACCAGCCGGTGCTCGCGGGTCACGTTCCGGCCGTCGGCCTGGAGCGTGACGAGCGTGGAATCGAACACGATGACCGCGTTCGCGTCCGGGTATTTCGCAAGCGTGATGCCTTTCAGCAGCGCCACCGGCGGCGCGGCTGCGGCCGCGATGCTTGCGAGGAGCGCAAGAGCCGATACGAGCTTGTTGATTCGAGTCATGATTTTCTCCGTTTAACCTAGGGTGAATATACGGAATTTCCCGACAAGGTCAAAAGCGTGCTGCACAGCGAAGATGGGCCGCGCCGGTAGCGACCCTGATTTTCCCGCAGGGCCGGGGACGCAGGACGGGAGAGTCGAAGGCGGCAGTTCACCGCTTCCCGCCCTTCCATCTCCGGCTCCGACCCTTTTGACTTCCGGCTTCTCGCCTCTAAGTCTGCCAGTTGCCGGCTGGTTTGCGGGCCTTCCGGCTTCTTCGTGCGCCAGCCCGCCGGAACACCGGCAAATCAGACCGCTCTACTAAGCTTGACAGACACGACCTTTCCCGCTATAACGTCCGCGTGCGAGACTGCATAATGGACGAGCAAACCACCGGCCGACCGCGTCCACTGACCGGAATGGAATACGGCTGTCCCGACCGCATGGCATCCAGATGAAGCAGGCGGGAACCCGCCACGGGGGATTCAGAACATGACAGAATATCTTGACGGATTGATGAACTCCCTGCCGACGGTCAGGTCCCCGTTCGAGCTGGGCCGGGCCGCGATGAAGGCTTACAAGTGGGACAATGCCATTTTGCTCTTCAGGGTGGCGGCGAAGCAAGGGGCCGGCACCGAACTTGTGGCGCTCGCAAACCTGGTCGGGTTGTGCCACGAGCCGCCCGGCAGGTGGCAGGATGCCAAGGAGAGTCACGAGGAATCGGCCAAGCTGGCGGAGCAGTTTGCCGACCGGTCGGGGAAGGCCGCGGCCTTCACCAATCTCGGGCGGCTGTGCTACGCCAAAGGCGAGCCCGACAAGGCCCTGAAGTACCACGAAGAGGCCCTGGTCTTGGCGAGCACGCCTCCGAATCCGCAACTGCAGGCCGACAACCTTTGCTGCATCGGCCGCATTGCCCTGTCCAAGGGCGAGCCCGACAAGGCCCTGAAGAACTTCGAGCAGGCGCTGACGGCGTACCGTGCGGCGAAGTACTGGCACGGCGAAGCAGCCGCCCTCAACGACATCGGGCTGGTTTGCCGCGCCACCGGCGAGCCCGACAAGGCCCTGAAGCTGCACGAGCAAGCCCTGGCGATTTACCGCGAGATTCACTACCAGCCGGGTGTGGCCGTAACCCTCGGCAACATCGGCAATGCGTGCCAGGAGACGGGCAAGGCCGACCGTGCGCTGGAGTCCTTCGAGAAATCGTTGACGATGTCGCGCGATATCGCAAATCTGCAGATTCAGGCCGACAGCCTCAGCAATCTCGGCCGGGCTTACCTGATCCGACTCGACAACGCCAAGGCACAGGCCAACTTCGAGCAGGCGCTGAAACTGCAGCGCGGCATGGGCTACCAGACGGGCGTGGCGGCAAGCCTGAACGATTTCGGGCAGCTCTATTTGGCCCTGCGTCAACTCGACAAGGCACTGACGAATTTCGAGCAGGGGCTGGCGATTGGACGCACGCTGGCAAACCCGCAGTTGCTGGCAGCCAGTCTCACCGGCATCGGCACGGTCTCCCAGGACCGGGGCGAAAACGCCAAGGCGCTCAAGCACTTTGTACAAGCCCTGCAATTGTTCACTAACATCGGCGCCCGGTCGGGTGTGGAGCAGACTATCAAGCGGCTCAGGCCGCTGACAGCACAGATGGGCGTCGACCGATTCCTGGCCGGGTGCGTCGAGGCCGGCATGCCGAAGCCGGAAGCCGAGAAGCTGCTCAGGCAATTGTCGCCAAGGGCCCCGGAGAAGCCGGCGGCCGCACCCGAGACGCCGGCGCGGCCCGCCAGGGAGGAAGCCGAGGCCAAGGCCCGCGCCGAGGCCGAGCGGGCCAGGCAGGAGGCCGAAGCCAAGGCGCGCGCCGAAGCCGAGCGCAGGCGGAAAGAAGAAGAACAGCGAATGGCCGCGCAGCGCGCCAAGGAAGAGGCCGAGGCCAGAACGCTGAGCGATGCCGAGCGCAAGCGGCGGGAGGAAGAGGAGCGCAAGCGGAGAGAGGAAGAAGCGCGAGCTGCCGCGCAGCGCTCCAAGGAAGAAGCCGAAGCCAGAGCCCGGGCGGAAGTCGAGCGGAAGAAGAGAGAAGAAGAAGCGCGGATTGCAGCCCAGCGTGCCAGGGAAGAGGCCGAGGCCAAAGCCAAGGCCGAAGCCGAGCGCCGGCGGAAAGAGGAAGAGCGGAGACTCGCCGAGCAGCGTGCCAGGGAAGAGGCCGAGACCAGGCTCCGCGCCGAAGCCGAGCGCAAGCGGAAAGAGGATGAAGCCCGCCGGGTCGCCGAGCAGCGCGCACGCGATGAGGCCGAGGCCAGACTGCGCGCCGAGACGGAGATCAAGCGACTGGCGGAACAGGAACAGCGGCTCGCCCAGCAACGCATCAAGGAAGAAACCAAGGTCAAGACTCGCCTCGATGGTGAACGCCGGAAAGTCGAGGAAGAAGAACGCCGGCTGGTTGAGGCGGAACGCAAACTCGTGGAGCGGCGGGGGCAATTGGAGGCCGAGGCCAAGGCCTACGCCGACGCGGA
The genomic region above belongs to bacterium and contains:
- a CDS encoding DUF3857 and transglutaminase domain-containing protein; this encodes MSFGSEIDSIIKAAPGHDAYPEAGALILLSRTTVTVDKNNSTTLDRYLVVKIFEDRGRDEFGEITQKFNKDGQTVEVLEACTHRPDGSIVKPEARAISDVSAPEVADAMAYTNAMLKVISFPALEPGAVIEYHVRVKPKKSTKEDGFSGTVMFGASNPILKRAFTLVVPKGVQFSQAWSKNGVKPVVEALPAGYSFTWTVTNTPQIFHERAMPDIRRLVPMLSYSSYKDWKQVATKLRKDFDKGRVASPAVKQFSDSLSAGKTKAEAAKAIFLYVTQKVRGVDLGYGDAGYETHKAADVLTWKYGDCRDKNRLLISLLDAQGIPATPIAMNTKTDVPVGVPSPDAFDGLATLATVDGKPMLLDPFAEYRIYGSVPDDDAGDDALLLDSTSTQLGKCPGAGPNPSDLAVTTAEMSLELNGDLSGTVTTVTGGCYDNSLRDEWRDLTPTDRKRDMAGIASSIKTGARIDSFWFSNLEDLTEPATAGFHFTAPRYAVTQKGELSMRAPTPAVVTEELFGIASNSRRTNPVETKPARGYEYTCTIKLPPGVKVDILPDTVATVGAGISAQGGWAKTADGVSFYYTVHLMKPDYSLSEFKQLKSAADALNRPQLREVYFLRTSERTRPEPTLQHSKPATPTSKPEQAGTQGKPIK
- a CDS encoding tetratricopeptide repeat protein, which encodes MTEYLDGLMNSLPTVRSPFELGRAAMKAYKWDNAILLFRVAAKQGAGTELVALANLVGLCHEPPGRWQDAKESHEESAKLAEQFADRSGKAAAFTNLGRLCYAKGEPDKALKYHEEALVLASTPPNPQLQADNLCCIGRIALSKGEPDKALKNFEQALTAYRAAKYWHGEAAALNDIGLVCRATGEPDKALKLHEQALAIYREIHYQPGVAVTLGNIGNACQETGKADRALESFEKSLTMSRDIANLQIQADSLSNLGRAYLIRLDNAKAQANFEQALKLQRGMGYQTGVAASLNDFGQLYLALRQLDKALTNFEQGLAIGRTLANPQLLAASLTGIGTVSQDRGENAKALKHFVQALQLFTNIGARSGVEQTIKRLRPLTAQMGVDRFLAGCVEAGMPKPEAEKLLRQLSPRAPEKPAAAPETPARPAREEAEAKARAEAERARQEAEAKARAEAERRRKEEEQRMAAQRAKEEAEARTLSDAERKRREEEERKRREEEARAAAQRSKEEAEARARAEVERKKREEEARIAAQRAREEAEAKAKAEAERRRKEEERRLAEQRAREEAETRLRAEAERKRKEDEARRVAEQRARDEAEARLRAETEIKRLAEQEQRLAQQRIKEETKVKTRLDGERRKVEEEERRLVEAERKLVERRGQLEAEAKAYADAEPKRKEEERRLAERRAQLEAEVKAYVEAERKRKEEEARIAAQRAKEEAEARARAEAERKRREEEERRKREEEQRAREEAEARARVEAERKRLEEEERNLKEKRARRQAEAKARAEEERKLAEQLAKEEADAKARAEEERKKLEETERRFAERRAKEEAEAKARAEAERRLAELRAKEEAEAKARAEAERKLSELRAEEERKIAEHRAQLQAQSQARADKERRRAQLEAEAKARAEAERKEEEEEERRLAERRAKLEAEAKARAERKTTRG
- a CDS encoding type II toxin-antitoxin system PemK/MazF family toxin; translated protein: MAQYAAGDIVLLRVPFFDTPNPKRRPAMVILDTGGDDIVVARVTGQLSNTPQDVTLEEWHVAGLLVPSVVRLHTVATLPRKIVDRKLGRLTPSDWSLVVLTLRQVCRNL
- a CDS encoding radical SAM protein produces the protein MATDFLGRFDSQVARVFKYAARAAWNNPKQALFFARTQAAQARSARRRDKQRERGIQVPPLVIASITSRCNLHCRGCYARARHGSRRPELTDQQWADLFSQAQKLGVSVIMLAGGEPLLKPQILDVTRQFPDITFPLFTNGLLQDDAIVARFRGQPQVIPVLSIEGWEPETDTRRGSGVFESVAAAAGKLRAAGLFFGVSLTVTRRNFEAVTAEGLVQALIGNGCSLFIFVEYTPAEPGTEDLTLLPAQRQQLVEFSEGMQVRSRPVFIVFPGDEEQFGGCLAAGRGFVHVGPDGSLEPCPFAPYSDTNVTDMPLEQALASGLLKAIRDNHDELKETRGGCALWRRREWVQSLAQTRK
- a CDS encoding DUF3857 and transglutaminase domain-containing protein, which translates into the protein MTRINKLVSALALLASIAAAAAPPVALLKGITLAKYPDANAVIVFDSTLVTLQADGRNVTREHRLVKILTEQGKQEYATPEDGYCLTYSTADVKLARVIAPDGKVTNVAKSDIVDVPMPLEEGSKFVLPNVRVKSIQFPGLALGSSVEWITEDVTFNPVMDGQYDNEEYFSGGDPLLSVAYTLDAPTTLKLRWLVKAGSVDTNFTVNGKRQRLTWSAHDVPKLVYEPMMPYGESMTRLFICTQPDWQTWSRWFYNLSSTQYDVDSALGRAIDSLTAGAKTEDAKVRALYNFVNQRIRYVETSYSGKKAGYQPEKISLTYQKRYGVCRDKAALLTGMLRHAGVDAYITLTNGETQTDSELPVDQFNHSTVAVKRADGSIYYLDPTAENSRQYYAASEMNRGVLVATKAGDGLRYTPFIPADSNRLDVRIDDTLAPDGSLSGVAVLVPIGEQEFGLRSLAQYLPPQQQKQRYENYLHVLGPDAHLDTLAMTDPRDLNQPLVVKLHFSVPDFATVLKSKTGNRKSTIRFTLPKAGNGMFTSNAFAWASSMPARKYDIDFHSTYTWHMVHQLTLPKSFKTVLVPDSLEQASDKFEAKSETKVKGNQLTNEAWFRLKDPLVRVAEYQSLRSLLAATEEIERQHVMLKPVEE